taaatggtattataaataataaaccTTTTGAATTTATAGGAGTTAGTAGAACGGATAAAGGTGTACATGCGaaagaatatatttgtcaatatatatcatatgaaaaagaaCCACCATGTGATGGTGATATGGAACACATAAAAAGATCATTGAACAGTCtattaaataaagatataaaaatattagcTGTCCTAGAAAGCCCACATGATCATTTCAATATTAGATTTCATAATTCTGGAAAAATTTATACTTATAATTTAGATATTAGAAATCCTAGTCAACCCTTAGAAAGAAATTATGCGTGGCAACTTTATGACGATCCAAGGTTTTTCTTCCtatcaaaaaaaacaaataaacaTAAGAAGGAAGGAACACGGAATAGTATACATAATGCACAACAGATCTGTACAACACCAGGAGACAAAAATGGTATGAAGGCCTTATATATAGCTaacaaaaaagaagaagatttaaaatatatttatgatgaTGAGTTAAGTCTTCTCTTTGACGAAAATTATATTCCTAATGGAACATATGATGACGAAATTTTGTCAgatgagaaaaaaaattgtttaGGTTGTGACAATATATGTACTAATCATATATCTAGTAGTAATATATCTACTAATCATATATCTAGtagtaatatattaaataatcatatatctagtagtaatatattaaataatcatatatcTAGTAGTAATATATCAACTAATCATATATCTAGTAGTAATATATCAACTAATCATATATCTAGTAGTAATATATCAACTAATCATATATCCCATAGTAATGATCCTCCCTCTTTTTaccataaaaatataaaaagttCATATAACGACATAAGCCACAGcatgaagataataaataaagaaaaagaaataagGTCAGTAATACCATgtgatattaataaaataaaagaatgTGCCAAGTTATTTATCGGACATCATAATTTTGAATGTTTTCGTGGAACCTTAAAAGGAACAGAgaaattaagaaaaatCAATACTTTCTGCACGATTCATTTTTTAGATGTATATGagttaaaaaataatttatatcaATTTGTTATACAAGGGGATCgatttttatatcatatgaTTAGAATTATTGTAGGTACACTAGTCCAAGTAGGTGTTGGtcttttaaatatagaAGATGTAAGAGATGCATTACATTTATGTAAGCCTCTTAAAGTTAAATTGTGTGCACCTTCGCAAGGGTTATGtttgaataaaatattattacaagAGCCACTGGATAAATTAATAGGTTCGGCTTTAATATCAAATTGAATGTGTTGATACTATCATTCATAGGTGTAcctaaatatatatatatatataaatatatatatataaatatatatatatatatttgtgtgtgcgtatttttatactgttttatgatttaaaaaaaatttcatacatatatgtatatatttgttgTTTAATAATGCGacacatatttatatgtatttcaccaaaaaaaaaaaaaaaaaaaaaaattataaatataaatataaatatataaataaatggAGAGGTAAacatatatgatatatatatatataaatatatatatatatatatatatatatatgtatgattACGAAAAAAAGACAACATAAAATTTTTGAATTTATTAttgattatattttttttttttgttattataaataatatatatgtaccacatgatatatattgtacattacatattatttatttgtttggttatttatttattattattatttttattttatttattttattttattttattttttttgttttgttttaaaaCTTGTTTAACCTTAATTTGCTGTCCAAATATGATGAGGCATATCCTCTTGAATGAATTTCTTTATCTTCGACAGAAGAATTATCTGAGTTATCATAGTGTTGATTtctcttatttttattataaaacatattaaaagatgtatattgtttttgtgttcgtatattttttttgtttaattCATCCTCATCATCACAATTATCACTGTTATTATCTTTAGAATTGTACATGTTATTATGACATGGTCTAAAGAtatgatatttatttataaactTTTCAAAAGTTGGCgtatttaaattatttaatcCACCCTTGATATGATCTAATACATTACATATTTGATGAATACATGTAccattataataaattaaaatggttggtaatttattttctgGGTAATTTTCTATGATACgattatatatacctttggtaaattttatatatttatgtttttgtgctaattcttttaaaatattatttaatactTTACAAGAAATCACATTCTCtgaatataaatgtaaaagGACATGAGTTCCTTTCGGTTTTCTTTTTGATtgtttataattatcactactataataattattataattattataattataattattattattattattataattattattattattattattataatcatcatcatcattattattattgaGTGGGTTTTTTTTACTTGC
The sequence above is drawn from the Plasmodium reichenowi strain SY57 chromosome Unknown, whole genome shotgun sequence genome and encodes:
- a CDS encoding tRNA pseudouridine synthase, putative, whose protein sequence is MNKFFPLLVCVSLIFFFFKLSINAKKIFKKNIKNKPFILKKSNNINGIYFINTKLNKIENKKNKKNKNKKMKLFCDHNDNVNIMEQQNNSVNVSKDNSSFIFSNRKKLTNLLLIVNYDGTNYNGWTGLENSSEVYLNALQNYKNKKKTERQKNIERKKYSTVQNNILDCILKLHGYKYIHNNNNNNNNNEHICNTYKVGVTNNYNSAHHNDYNQNNVNGIINNKPFEFIGVSRTDKGVHAKEYICQYISYEKEPPCDGDMEHIKRSLNSLLNKDIKILAVLESPHDHFNIRFHNSGKIYTYNLDIRNPSQPLERNYAWQLYDDPRFFFLSKKTNKHKKEGTRNSIHNAQQICTTPGDKNGMKALYIANKKEEDLKYIYDDELSLLFDENYIPNGTYDDEILSDEKKNCLGCDNICTNHISSSNISTNHISSSNILNNHISSSNILNNHISSSNISTNHISSSNISTNHISSSNISTNHISHSNDPPSFYHKNIKSSYNDISHSMKIINKEKEIRSVIPCDINKIKECAKLFIGHHNFECFRGTLKGTEKLRKINTFCTIHFLDVYELKNNLYQFVIQGDRFLYHMIRIIVGTLVQVGVGLLNIEDVRDALHLCKPLKVKLCAPSQGLCLNKILLQEPLDKLIGSALISN
- a CDS encoding phosducin-like protein, putative; this encodes MSTTNPTRETTEWDDLQRKFGNLPPLPKEIKEEEIYLENLEKLEEENILDKKNLNELHDIEEKCIDDEYLKIIEKYKNDRINEINRMKAEDIYGEVFEISKENFLTDINEASKKNPLNNNNDDDDYNNNNNNNYNNNNNNYNYNNYNNYYSSDNYKQSKRKPKGTHVLLHLYSENVISCKVLNNILKELAQKHKYIKFTKGIYNRIIENYPENKLPTILIYYNGTCIHQICNVLDHIKGGLNNLNTPTFEKFINKYHIFRPCHNNMYNSKDNNSDNCDDEDELNKKNIRTQKQYTSFNMFYNKNKRNQHYDNSDNSSVEDKEIHSRGYASSYLDSKLRLNKF